TGTCGACATGCGATAAGATACGGATAGAAGCTGTCGTATGAATCCGAAACAGCACATGGCCATCGAATCTCACCAGCCACTGCTTACCTGGTGTTAAGCGCCGGCTGATGGgaacaagaaggctgctgatATGGACGGACGGGCACAACGGCGGGTGATCGTGCGGCCATATGTCGGGTCGGTAGTGTACCTAAGGTGGCGGTCGGGCGGGTCGTCCGTTTTGTGTCTGGACGTTACGGTGCCCCTCCAGACGGTGGGGATTGTGAAAAAGGAGGCGATGGTGAAGCTCCACGCGGgtttctccatcctccatcGTCGTCTCTTTGGTTTCcagaagaaaaggagaacGGCTGGTGACTTTTACGCAAAGGTGCTATCCAAGGCGGGACCGGCTCTCCCGCTGCAACCCGGCGTTTTGAAGCCAACCCTGACGGCTTCAAGCGAGTCCAAATCGGGATCCCAACAAGCCTGGCCGCCCTCCAAAAGGGAAAAGCAGCCCAGACCACCTCTTTCTTGGGCCCCCTGAACAAATCCACCGAAACGGGCCAGACAGATCCTGAGATCCACGGCCGGGTGCTGGGGCTGCCCTGTCGAGGTGAGCCTCTTTGGTCAACGCTCCAAGATGTAATTaacacctcctctccctcgtcctcgtcctcgccatcatcagcaccagcttCATccgtctcttcctcctccagtgTGTTTCCTGCCAGAAGAGAGAGACTGGAAATAGTCAAATAACGGCGACGTAACTCGACCTGTGCATCTCATTCGCTGCAGCCCACCTGCCCGCCTTTCCCTCCGCAGTCCAGAAAGCGGGGCAATTCTGTCGCGCACCCTGTCGCAAGAGAGatctcccttttcccctcctccctctcgctCTCTTTATTTTGGCGCTCGTTGCTTGTTTGTTTGCTGTCGAAGCTTCTTCACCGACCGGCCACCATCCAGGCCGAAATTCAGCAAAGGTACGTGTGTTTTTTGTGTTGAATGCTGTTCTTGCTGTGATGGGCGCTTGGGCGCTGCCATTCTGCTCCCATCTTGTTCCCATCCCAGCCAAGTGtttccccctcaccaccgccccctcttCACAAACCGAAGGATATGGACTGCAGGTGGTCTGGTGCCCCTCGAAAGAAGCAGATCATACGAAGCACGCACCGCTAGCAACAATCGCCAAAACCCCCCCGGGAGTCGCTTCTTAACCTAGGCCCCACGCACTCGAGGAGAACCAGGCGAGGTGTCTGATCGCCCGCCTTTCGGATAATCGTCATCCGGATAACCCCTGGGCAACAAAACACACTCGAACTGAGCTTCTAGAAGTCACCGTTCTttggatggggaagaggtgccGCCCAGAGCAGGGCTTCTGACACCTGATCACCAACGCTCGACGTCCACTCCCGTGTCTTTGCTGGTGTGTGCGCCTGCGGTGCATCGTGGATGCCTGTGTGTTGCGTCCGCACGTTCGGTTGCCCCACGACGCCGAGGGGGAAgctctgctgctggcgaggGGTCGCGGTTTCCCCCGTTGCTCTGTCTACCTACTTCTGGCAGCCAGGCCTGTACCTGAGCACCCGAGCGCAACACAGCGATCACCCGTATCGGATCTCCTGCCGCCGCACACTTTTGGCTTTCTTACTTTCTCTGGGAGTTTTGGTTGGTCTTTTGTCACACAGCTGCTAACATGGCAATTGTCGCCTCATGATTAGACAAGACCTTTAATCGATccccctaccaccaccatcacctgcTTACTGGCACCTACGCCACGAACAAAGAACTTCCGACCTAACTTCACGAATTCTCTGTTTTGGCTACCCGTCCTTGCTCGGGTAAAAAGTGACTCGTCACCTCAACTGCTGAAGAAATATCTGAGACAAGGTGTGTTCAGCTCTGTCTTCCGCGCTCCTATATGCAACAAGCTGACATGGCAGTAAATAGCAGCTTTGTTCTGCTCCGGCGATTGATATACAACTACATCTCCATTCGAGCCCCCTTCACCCTTGCCGAGAGAGCTGGTCTGTCATACCACTGGGTTGCTCGCAAGGCCAGCgccccttcccaccacccctatCTCTGGGGAATCGTACTCGAATCACTAGCTTCGCAAATCCACTCTCCCTAATCCAACATGAGTAACGCACAAGCTCGGGGCGGTGCCCGGAAGATTTCCTTCAATGTCAGCGAGCAGTACGACATCCAGGATGTTGTTGGCGAAGGTGCCTATGGTGTGGTTTGGTAAGTTTGCAATGGGAATCACTTGGACGCAGGTTCCGGATCTAACGCTCATGATAGCTCTGCCATCCACAAGCCCTCAGGCCAAAAGgttgccatcaagaagatcacGCCCTTTGATCACTCCATGTTCTGCCTGCGGACGTTGCGTGAAATGAAGCTCCTCCGGTACTTCAACCATGAGAATATCATCTCCATTCTCGATATTCAGAAGCCTAGAAGCTACGAATCATTTAATGAGGTCTACCTCATCCAGGTACAGGCTGCTCCACAGGAAAACTCCACACTGGTGTTTTCAAAGACTAACTTTATGAAACTGTAGGAGCTGATGGAGACCGATATGCACCGCGTCATCCGCACACAGGAGCTCTCGGACGATCATTGCCAGTACTTCATCTACCAGACGCTGCGTGCCCTCAAGGCCATGCACTCTGCCAACGTTCTCCACCGCGATTTGAAGCCTTCCAACTTGCTTCTCAATGCCAACTGCGATCTCAAAGTGTGCGATTTCGGTCTGGCTCGTTCGGCGGCGTCACAGGAGGACAACTCGGGTTTCATGACAGAATACGTTGCCACCCGTTGGTACCGTGCGCCCGAGATCATGTTGACCTTCAAAGAGTACACCAAGGCTATTGACGTCTGGTCGGTGGGCTGCATTCTCGCCGAGATGCTCAGCGGCAAGCCCCTGTTCCCAGGCAAGGACTGTACGTACTTTTGTGTTCCCGGCTCCTTTCACCCCCTTGCCCCTGAATCATGACTAACCCCTCGTtcccagaccaccaccagcttaccctcatcctcgacgtCCTCGGCACGCCAACAATGGAGGATTATTATGGCATCAAGTCCAGACGCGCGCGCGAGTACATCCGGTCGCTTCccttcaagaagaaggtgccCTTCCGCACGCTCTTCCCCAACACGTCCGACATGGCtctcgacctcctcgagaaGCTGTTGGCCTTCAACCCCGTCAAGCGCATCACCGTCGAGGAGGCGCTCAAGCACCCATACCTCGAGCCGTACCACGACCCCGAGGACGAGCCGACCGCGCCGCCAATCCCCGAGGAGttctttgactttgacaagCACAAGGACAACCTGAGCAAGGAGCAATTGAAGCAGCTGATTTACCAGGAGATTATGaggtaaaaaaaaaccgtTTGTTGGAAGTGGCTTGCTTGTCTGAGCAAAGTGGGTTGGTTTTTATACCGTGGATTTTTGACTGAGCAAGATCAAGGGTGGGATGGATAGGGATAAGCATAGGGCAGGATAACATCATGTGTGACAATTGTagaaaaaggagggaaaTATCTGGGATGTGAAATTTGGGGGGCAGGGTGGGGGGTTCCTATTTaagtcttttttttttttcccctaTCCTCATATTGGGCGTATTTGAGTAGTTGATGAGGGAAATACCTTTTGTGAGATGCTCGACTTGTGGGAAGTTGCTGATAATTTGCGATTGAACCTTGTTGCAATGCCGTCAGTTGCGCATGGGAATTGTGGAAATGAATGATACCTCCAGGTGGTATAGATATAAGCCCCATGGCACACACCGATGAAGGAACACGCCCACCCTGTCACTTTGTTCTGAAGTTTCTTGTCTTATCTCATTGCTTCCCTATCGTACTGTCCTGTTCTGCCCTTTAACAAAACTGTCGTGTCATGATTGAGTAGGAGGGTGGGTATCTCTGTCGTCCAATTCTTCCCATACTCCTTATTCTCTTGTTCTTATCATTTTCTTCAATGAATGTCCAAAATCAAATCCTCGAAACTGAAAACCCATTAAAACAGCCACTATGCCTTTTCTCATAACCATGCTCGCCTGCTCGCCTGCCTGCTTGCTTTGTTTTGTAATGTATCATGTCGTCCACTTTGGCCAGGCAACGCCCCTTTTACTCCTATTCTCCCATCCAGACCAAATGCTTGTTCCCTAGTACAAACTCCCTTGCCAGAAACGGAAAAGAAACACAACTCAAAAAAACCCGTGATCACTGAACAGTCAAAACCCCcgacatcctcaacctcgggtCGGGAGCCACCTAAGCCCCAATCACCCACaactccacccccaaaaccccaaactTCTCCCCTTCATCACTCAGCGGCTCGTTGCCAAAAGTCTGGCACGTCGAGctcacccccttttccagtcCACTGTCCAGCCAGAGACCAAACCTCCCGTCGCCGGCACCCACCGAGAGGAACTGCTGCCCGCAGAGCATGTAGTATTCGTTCACGCCGCTGTAAGGGAACGCCTTGAACCGGATGGAGTGCGCGTTCACCTGGCCAGACGCGACATTTTGCTCGGccctgatggtggtgctccTGCCCACGTCGGGGGTGTCTTCGCTGTCGATGagtgacggtggtgggggcaggGGTGCCTGAACCGAGGCCCTCCAGAGGAAGCACTCGCCTGTGCCAAAGTAATTGGGTGCGATGTGGGGGACGTCAGAGAGGTAGGCTCCAAAGATCTATTACAGGCAGTTGTTAGTATAAGATGTTTTGGGGGAAAACGAGAGGGAAGAATAAAAACATACACCACCCTCAGTATCCCTCACAGccaaaacaaacccaaccctcttcccccgGTACCTATCACACTTGTCGTACAACGTCGCCAGACTCGCCCCGTCTTGATCAAGACTGTACACCAGATTCCACTCGTCTACAATCGACAAGCGGGTAGGCACCAGATTCcgcacctcctccgcaatcGCCGGGGTGAGCAACCTCGATTCTGTCCTCGTGCGAGCGCTAAAGCCGAGAAGCTGCAGAGGTTCCAATTGCGGCAGGCCCATGGGCGACGGCACCCTGCGGTGGAAATGCGGAGGGGTGTATATCCCGTCCATACTCTTGCCCAGATTCATACCGTCGTCCTCGCCGTCTGACTGGTAAGTGTGCGCGTGTCGGAGAGTTGGGGGACTGTTTTCCGTCGAcagggaaggagagggttcGGAAGTGAATCGCCGGAAGAGACCGCCCCAGAGCAAGTTGGAGAAATACGATGAGCCGGCGGTTTCGGTGTGAGAagtggtgggggtgatggcgCCGGGTGAAGAGGCCGGAGAGGAGTCCGGGTCGGGGGACTGGcgggtgttgaggttgtgggttttctgggaggaggaggaagtgtaGAAGCTCATGGCTGAACTATTTTTCTGGGCTAGGCGCTGTAATGGTGTGgctggcttggtggtgaggggtaTCGACTTGCAGGAGCCGAACCGTTGACAGGGAAGAAGCAGCCAAACAGGACCCGCTGCAGCTATAGGTTCAGTGGGGATCAGCGAATCGTGCAGGTTGGCAGTAGATCCGAGATAGCCGTCGATAAGAAGGCTGCAATGAGGAGCAGTCAATGGTGATGTTTCGGGCAgaggtggcggtggccaTGAATAGGCTAGAATTCTcgagtggtgatgatgttgtacagttgggggttgtgaatgctgatgacgaggagcaAAGAGCTTTGATACTGGAATGCATGATCGTcagtgggtggaggggccTTGCTTCAAGATATGGACTGTGCTAGCGTATGCGGATAGCCAGCACAGCGAACACGTAACCGAAACACAGCGGTACCTTGGCATTAGCCTCTGAGGCGGTACTTTAGGTAACCGTTAGGTAACTTTGCCTTCGGCGGAAGTACTGGTACCCAATCATGCAACAATCGAGTCGGCCAGCGGGGTTCATCGCCCGACATCTCGGCATCGTGAACCTCTCGGGCCCTCACCAAGCCTCTCAGCGCAATGTTCTCGAACCGTCACCTGAGGCTTGGCCCGTCAGGGACCGTGTCTCGCAGCagttttttctctctcacGTGAATTCAGATAGATTTTCAATATATGAATTATGGTTGGTTGTAGTCCTACTCTAGAGTCCTATAGCCAGTGATGGCATTCCATACTCCTTCAGGACTGGGCTGTTCCGCCGACACTTCTGGTTCGTACCCAAAGCTGTGAATCAGATGATCCCGGGTGGTCGGTCCAATGGTAGCAATATACGTGCTTCGGTTTGGCTCCTTCGGTTTCGCCTTGCCACTGCTCTCGTCCAGGAGGTCC
The sequence above is a segment of the Podospora pseudoanserina strain CBS 124.78 chromosome 5, whole genome shotgun sequence genome. Coding sequences within it:
- the tmk1 gene encoding mitogen activated protein kinase (COG:T; EggNog:ENOG503NUS8); this translates as MSNAQARGGARKISFNVSEQYDIQDVVGEGAYGVVCSAIHKPSGQKVAIKKITPFDHSMFCLRTLREMKLLRYFNHENIISILDIQKPRSYESFNEVYLIQELMETDMHRVIRTQELSDDHCQYFIYQTLRALKAMHSANVLHRDLKPSNLLLNANCDLKVCDFGLARSAASQEDNSGFMTEYVATRWYRAPEIMLTFKEYTKAIDVWSVGCILAEMLSGKPLFPGKDYHHQLTLILDVLGTPTMEDYYGIKSRRAREYIRSLPFKKKVPFRTLFPNTSDMALDLLEKLLAFNPVKRITVEEALKHPYLEPYHDPEDEPTAPPIPEEFFDFDKHKDNLSKEQLKQLIYQEIMR
- the OXR1 gene encoding oxidation resistance protein 1 (COG:L; BUSCO:EOG092629U5; EggNog:ENOG503NZIW), with the translated sequence MSFYTSSSSQKTHNLNTRQSPDPDSSPASSPGAITPTTSHTETAGSSYFSNLLWGGLFRRFTSEPSPSLSTENSPPTLRHAHTYQSDGEDDGMNLGKSMDGIYTPPHFHRRVPSPMGLPQLEPLQLLGFSARTRTESRLLTPAIAEEVRNLVPTRLSIVDEWNLVYSLDQDGASLATLYDKCDRYRGKRVGFVLAVRDTEGGIFGAYLSDVPHIAPNYFGTGECFLWRASVQAPLPPPPSLIDSEDTPDVGRSTTIRAEQNVASGQVNAHSIRFKAFPYSGVNEYYMLCGQQFLSVGAGDGRFGLWLDSGLEKGVSSTCQTFGNEPLSDEGEKFGVLGVELWVIGA